The following is a genomic window from Fulvia fulva chromosome 9, complete sequence.
GCTGCTTCAGCACCCCGTGCAGGAAACCTCTCTCGGTATTACTATGAAACAGCGTGATAACACACTTGCCCTTCTCGATCGCCGCCAATGCCTCGTGATGTGACAACTCCCCAGTAAAGTACAGATCCGCCTCTTCCCCATTCTTCTCAGCCTGCGAGAATAGTCCTCCGCCGGAGCCTGCGCAGAGCGCGATCGAGGAGATTTGCATGTCCGAGGCTTGTTTTCCTTGAGGCACGGCGATGGGAAAGCCTTTGGGGTTTCCGAGGCCGAGGCCAATGCGATCGATGATCTCGGTCAGGGGCACGGGTTCGGCGAAGCGGATGATACGACCCATGCCGGCGCCGGGGTAGCCTTCGACGCCGGGTTTGGTGATGGGGTAGCGTTTGTGGCCGCCGGAGTTGAGTTTGAGAGCGCGGTCGTTGGTGTCGAGTTGGGAGGGGTGGTGTCGCAGCATGTAGACGGGACGCTTTGGGGCGAGGAGGGAGCTCTTCTCGGAGGAATCGTTGGAGGTCTCGGCGGGTGTCTGTCCTTTCTCAGGTGAATGCTGCGCTGAGACGTTGCCATCGTCGAGCTCAGAGGGATCGGTCGGTGTGCCTGTCACGATGTCTGCGAGCCAGTCGCCCAGGCCTCCTCGAGCGCAGTCCACTGCTGTGTGTGGGCTGTAGACGCTGATGCCCTCAGCTGCGAGGCGCAGGAGGCTTTGTTGTTGGGTGTCCTGTAGGGTCAAACTCTTGAGACCCCTGAAGATGATGGGATCTACGCTTCATTTCGTGTCAGGCTCCTACAGAGGGCATTCTTGCTGGGTGTACGCACGATATGCGATGACGATAGAGTCTTGGCGCTCAATGGCCTCGTCCGCGACTGCTTTGGTGAGGTCGACGGTCAGGAGGACAGAGTTCATCTGCCGGCGGAGGGGGTCGAATGGTGCTTCCAGCATCACTGAAGCATATCAATACTTGTCCCTGTTTTACACCACCGTCCATAACGTACAGCCAGTATTATCGAAGCTCTTATCCGCCAACGCCTCAGGATACCTTCAACCACATATCAGCATCCACATCTTCCCATCTGTTGACCGATGAACTCACAGCTTGCGCATGGCATTGACGACAGCCCTACTATAGGGTGCCGACACCGCTGGGTAGCTCATCTTGCTGTACAGTCTTC
Proteins encoded in this region:
- a CDS encoding NIF3-like protein 1, which produces MFAPTARRLYSKMSYPAVSAPYSRAVVNAMRKLYPEALADKSFDNTGLMLEAPFDPLRRQMNSVLLTVDLTKAVADEAIERQDSIVIAYHPIIFRGLKSLTLQDTQQQSLLRLAAEGISVYSPHTAVDCARGGLGDWLADIVTGTPTDPSELDDGNVSAQHSPEKGQTPAETSNDSSEKSSLLAPKRPVYMLRHHPSQLDTNDRALKLNSGGHKRYPITKPGVEGYPGAGMGRIIRFAEPVPLTEIIDRIGLGLGNPKGFPIAVPQGKQASDMQISSIALCAGSGGGLFSQAEKNGEEADLYFTGELSHHEALAAIEKGKCVITLFHSNTERGFLHGVLKQQLERQITEEWEKLRAEETAKDWGSEDLKEAFKEALEDGQVEVFVSEVDRDPYGIMISKDEI